A genomic segment from Tessaracoccus defluvii encodes:
- a CDS encoding SDR family NAD(P)-dependent oxidoreductase yields the protein MTDSIDIASAAAPSPSFDRADLEVALRVLGAAHELPEDHPDRIALRDATSGMYKSARKKRRRDFRDAVSSADREVVARTATGAPDRIDDETRGIELTTSVESASAGSLLRPRNCYVCKEPYTRVDAFYHQLCPTCAHFSHGKRNARTDLTGRRALLTGGRAKIGMHIALRLLRDGAHTTITTRFPNDAARRFASLPDSSDWLHRLKVVGIDLRDPAQVIALADSVAAAGPLDILINNAAQTVRRSPGSYSLLVDAETQSLPGGPLPEIEKLGGPAQLHPVSIGTSVSGGSASVPAPMLSTASLAGTVAEGVAQHLTAGDLTALAMTAGSSSLAKHADGSAIDAGGLVPDVAHVNSWVQHVHEVDPVEMLEVQLCNTTAPFLLIARLRASLAASPARRTYVVNVSAMEGQFSRRYKGPGHPHTNMAKAALNMLTRTSASEMLTTDGILMTAVDTGWITDERPHYTKVRLAQEGFKAPLDLVDGAARVYDPIVRGEAGEDVHGVFLKDYVASPW from the coding sequence GTGACCGACTCCATCGACATCGCTTCTGCCGCTGCGCCCTCGCCGTCCTTCGACAGGGCCGACCTGGAGGTGGCACTGCGGGTGCTCGGTGCGGCCCATGAGCTGCCGGAGGATCACCCGGACCGGATCGCGCTGCGGGACGCCACGTCCGGCATGTACAAGTCCGCGCGGAAGAAACGGCGGCGCGACTTCCGTGACGCCGTCAGCTCGGCCGACCGCGAGGTCGTCGCCAGGACCGCGACCGGCGCCCCCGACCGCATCGACGACGAGACCCGCGGGATCGAGCTCACCACCTCCGTGGAGTCGGCCAGCGCCGGCAGCCTGCTGCGGCCACGCAACTGCTACGTCTGCAAGGAGCCCTACACCCGGGTCGACGCGTTCTACCACCAGCTGTGCCCCACCTGCGCCCACTTCAGCCACGGCAAGCGCAACGCCCGCACCGATCTGACGGGCAGGCGCGCCCTGCTGACCGGCGGCCGGGCCAAGATCGGCATGCACATCGCCCTGCGGCTGCTGCGCGACGGCGCCCACACCACCATCACCACCCGGTTCCCGAACGACGCCGCCCGCCGCTTCGCCTCGCTCCCGGACTCGTCCGACTGGCTCCACCGGCTGAAGGTCGTGGGCATCGACCTGCGCGACCCGGCCCAGGTCATCGCGCTCGCCGACTCCGTCGCGGCCGCGGGACCGCTCGACATCCTCATCAACAACGCGGCCCAGACGGTGCGGCGCTCCCCCGGCTCGTATTCCCTGCTGGTCGATGCCGAGACACAGTCGCTCCCCGGTGGGCCGCTGCCGGAGATCGAGAAGCTGGGCGGTCCTGCGCAGCTGCACCCGGTCTCGATCGGCACCTCCGTCTCCGGCGGCTCGGCGTCCGTTCCCGCCCCCATGCTGTCGACGGCGTCGCTGGCCGGCACCGTCGCCGAGGGGGTCGCCCAGCACCTGACCGCGGGCGACCTGACGGCGTTGGCGATGACGGCCGGGTCGTCGTCCCTCGCGAAGCACGCAGACGGCAGCGCCATCGACGCGGGGGGCCTGGTGCCCGACGTCGCGCACGTCAACAGCTGGGTGCAGCACGTCCACGAGGTCGATCCCGTGGAGATGCTCGAGGTGCAGCTGTGCAACACGACCGCGCCGTTCCTGCTGATCGCGCGGCTCCGCGCGTCCCTGGCCGCCTCCCCCGCCCGGCGCACCTACGTCGTCAACGTGTCGGCGATGGAGGGACAGTTCTCCCGCCGCTACAAGGGCCCCGGCCACCCGCACACGAACATGGCGAAGGCCGCTCTCAACATGCTGACCCGCACGAGCGCCAGCGAGATGCTCACCACGGACGGCATCCTCATGACCGCCGTCGACACCGGCTGGATCACCGACGAGCGCCCGCACTACACCAAGGTGCGACTGGCGCAGGAGGGGTTCAAGGCGCCCCTCGACCTGGTCGACGGCGCCGCCCGCGTCTACGACCCGATCGTGCGCGGCGAGGCCGGCGAGGACGTCCACGGGGTGTTCCTGAAGGACTACGTCGCGAGCCCCTGGTGA
- a CDS encoding leucine-rich repeat domain-containing protein has protein sequence MTDDGVLWITDVREKWNSFRVDFEGGVFDASKVAPGVRALGLTSVTVPDGELAKVEGLESLAINGGSAERIDLRGCTSLRQLMVSHVRGLTELVGVEELTTLEELDLYALPQVQSFPPLWRLTGLWRLDLGSMKGLTTGLSPFLAAPNLREVQLASTFPIAPGDAELLRDHARMVGFSWWDPRGNPGRGRP, from the coding sequence ATGACCGATGACGGCGTGCTGTGGATCACCGATGTCCGCGAGAAATGGAACAGCTTCCGTGTCGACTTCGAGGGGGGTGTCTTCGACGCCTCGAAGGTCGCTCCAGGGGTGCGTGCGCTCGGCCTGACGTCGGTCACGGTGCCGGACGGGGAACTGGCGAAGGTCGAGGGGCTGGAGAGCCTGGCGATCAACGGGGGATCCGCGGAACGTATCGACCTGCGCGGCTGCACGAGCCTTCGCCAGCTGATGGTCAGCCACGTGCGCGGGCTGACAGAGCTGGTGGGCGTCGAGGAATTGACCACGCTCGAGGAACTCGACCTCTACGCCCTGCCTCAGGTCCAGTCGTTCCCTCCGCTCTGGCGGCTGACAGGCCTGTGGCGGCTCGACCTCGGCTCGATGAAGGGTCTCACGACCGGCCTCTCGCCGTTCCTGGCCGCGCCGAACCTCCGTGAGGTCCAGCTGGCGTCCACCTTCCCGATCGCCCCCGGCGACGCCGAGCTGCTGCGCGACCACGCACGCATGGTCGGGTTCTCCTGGTGGGACCCCAGGGGGAACCCCGGCCGCGGACGCCCGTAG
- a CDS encoding DNA methyltransferase, producing the protein MLDPLLTATHAGFIAARPDGADEDVHMLPGIVDHVIERLTPSGALVFDPFAGFGTTLARAVALGRRALGVELLPERVDQLRRWVPQAHVIEGDARELLRLVAGLVAPGSVDLILTSPPYMTVNDHDADPLTAYELEGGDYERYLAELGLVAAQCARLVAPGGFVVWNVADIDHLGIRTTLIADCARVLAAHLDPAGVTTIEWDRLPHDLVADALLVFRRPA; encoded by the coding sequence GTGCTTGACCCCCTCCTCACCGCCACGCACGCCGGGTTCATCGCGGCCCGGCCCGACGGCGCCGACGAGGACGTCCACATGCTCCCCGGCATCGTCGACCACGTCATCGAGCGGCTGACGCCGTCCGGGGCCCTGGTGTTCGACCCGTTCGCCGGCTTCGGCACGACCCTGGCCCGCGCGGTGGCCCTGGGGCGCAGGGCGCTCGGCGTCGAGCTGCTGCCGGAGCGCGTCGACCAGCTGCGCCGGTGGGTGCCGCAGGCGCACGTCATCGAGGGCGACGCGCGGGAGTTGCTGCGCCTCGTCGCAGGACTCGTCGCCCCCGGGTCGGTGGACCTGATCCTGACGTCGCCGCCGTACATGACGGTCAACGACCACGATGCCGATCCGTTGACCGCCTACGAGCTGGAGGGCGGCGACTACGAGCGTTACCTGGCGGAGCTCGGACTCGTCGCGGCCCAGTGTGCGAGGCTCGTGGCGCCGGGCGGCTTCGTGGTGTGGAACGTGGCCGACATCGACCACCTGGGTATCCGGACGACGCTGATCGCCGACTGCGCGCGGGTGCTCGCCGCCCACCTCGACCCGGCCGGGGTCACGACCATCGAATGGGACCGCCTCCCGCATGATCTGGTGGCCGACGCGCTGCTGGTCTTCCGTCGTCCCGCCTGA
- a CDS encoding zinc finger domain-containing protein, with protein MDAYGGEGEGCHRCGTPIRREPFDGRSSHFCPRCQRPCSGRSVA; from the coding sequence CTGGATGCCTACGGCGGCGAGGGGGAGGGGTGTCACCGCTGCGGAACCCCGATCCGTCGTGAACCGTTCGACGGCCGGTCATCGCACTTCTGCCCCAGGTGTCAGCGCCCGTGTTCAGGTCGTTCGGTGGCCTGA